The following DNA comes from Cryptococcus deuterogattii R265 chromosome 2, complete sequence.
CAATGGTGTCTCCTCACATTTTTAGtcaccctctttcctctctccctaTTCCATTCAATATATCTCTAGCATGGTCATCCCCCAAAATGCCCTTGATAGATCGCGAGCGAGTAGTTCTGAGCTGAGCGAACTATCATCCGAGGAGAACAAAGCGCCCAAGGCTCCAAAGGCCACCGGCAAGAAGCGAGCAAGGTCAGGAGACGACAATGCGGCTGGTCAAACCAAGCCAAAGGCAAAAAAAGTCAAGGCAAATGGCGAGTCCGGAGAGGCAACaaagaaagcaaaaggtGCGTCGCGTGCGATCTCGAAAATTACCATTTAGTATCGTGACTCTGATCTTTCTATGTTTCGAAAGCTGGCACAACAAAATCAACAAGTAGCTCCAATAAGCCAACAAAAAAGAGCGTcaagggaggaaagggagcTACTCAAGCGGAAACAGACCCTGTGAATGCTACAGCTTTAGCGGTCTCAGCAATTCTGCATGAAGATTCAGATCTCTCCGATATTGAATCCGACATTGAACGTACGAAAAAGCAGGCTAGTTTGAAAGTTGCTccgaagaaaaaagggacTAAGGTAGCGAAAGAgccaaaggagaaaaatgggaaaaaagCGAATGGAAAGGCCAAAAATCAGACGAAGGCGGCTGGTAAGATAAAGGACAAGGCTCCTAAAGGTGTTTCGAAGGACGCGCAAGGGGGTAAAGAAAAGCTGCAAAAGAAGGCCAAAGAAACCAAATCCAAAGATGCTCAAAAGCCCAAACCTAGAATGAAAAAACCTGAAGTCATCCCGGAACCTCCTATTTTTGAGAAAGTGGTCACACGATTAGGACATGAAGAGGCTGAACAACGTATGGCGGTGCGTAACATCTTATCTTTTGTATAATGGCGAAGTTGAGTCGTTTCCAGCTACGCGAATTCCTTTGGCGGTTCAGACAGATTTTATCTATCCCTGAACGTTCATTACCGGCTCTTGACGACTTTGATCGCCCTATTACCGAGTCAAATGTTAGGTTAATATCAGGAGCTCTGCTGGATATGATCAAGGATGAACTGGAGGCTtcgaaggatgaggacgatgaggatgtgagCGCATGTGCAGATGATTGGAGGTCCTGTCACTGACATCAACGCAGTTGAAGGAGACATTGTTCAATTTCCGCGAAGAGTTGCGATATTATGCCGATCTTCCTCGATTTGTGTCCATATTTCAAAGTTTGAGTGAACCCCTCGGCCTTAAACTCCCGCAAGCACCATTTGATCGCAGAGCTGAGGCAAACGAGGCCGCTTTGCGGTCCCTTTTTGACCTGGGGGATGATCAGGCCGCGCCTGCATGGGCAACCGAGCTTTCTGTCCCTTCTCGCCGAGGTGCTTCCCGGATGCCTCAGCCATCTGAAGTCGTGAGAATGCTGTTAGCATTGGTGGAACGAACTCTTACCACCccaaaaatcaaaaacaaTATGGAGGCATTTGCCTTCGAGACGCAAGTGAGGAAAGAGCACGCGAatcttttgaagaaggagcaaacAGCGTGGGAGAATCAGAAACAGAAGCTCCAGGAAGAACGGCTCTTGTGCAAGACAGCAGCGGAAACCAAGGCCAATGTTTCTCAGGTGAGTCTATAATTGGTGACACTTGGATGTATGTTAACGATCGGTAGACCACGAGACAGTCTCGCGAACACAATTTACGGTTAGCCCAGTACAATACAAATATGCGCGCTGGAATCAGCCAAACATCTCTGCGGTTCGAACCTTTGGGCACTGATCTTGATGGCCGTATATATTATGCTTTGAGTCACCGTCCAATTGAAAACGATACGAAAGCTCCTATTGGATGGGGCACTGGCATACTTATTTGGGGACCGGCAGTTGCAGGCAAAGTGGCCGAAGATGACAACTTGCCTCACTCTATAGAAAGGTGGAGCCACTTTGGCAAGTCCAAAGATGTCAAGCCTCTTATTAAATGGCTGGAATGGAGGTATAAGAAGGCCGTCGAGTCTGCTGAACCCAACAGTACTGCAACGGTGACACTTGATGGTGCCTCGTCCAATGACACGGTAGCTCAACATATAAGTCAGCTTGCTAGCCATGTGCGTTCGCAAAAGCAAATCCGCCacgaaaaggatgatgatgcgtCGAGCGCATCTTCTGGACTTACACCTCCCCCAACATCCTctcgagaagaaatgatgatCCTTATAAACCCTCCTAATTACACTCCAAGTGCCGAGACATTGGAAGATAGAGGCAAGAGCTTGACAAGCAGATTGGGAGAAGTCGCGGAATGGCTGGAAGTATTGGAGTGGAAGGGTCTTGGGGAGCCTTAGACAAGATGGCGTGCAAGTCAGCCATGCATCTGTGTATGTTTATAGAGCCGTAGATGAGTGTACGATCTCATGGTGTATGCATGTCCTGGGTAGATCGCACTTCGCTCATCTCCTGCAGGGTTTGTTATTAATCTGCGCATTGGGAGATAAGGTTTGAGGTTGTTCGGGACATGTTTAGAAAGTTGTCCCCTTGTTCGCTTTCCACTGGCATTCTTTTTTGAAttcacatccacatccataTCCTTTATACTCTTGCACAAGTTCAGCCATGTCCATATAACCACGTATCCAACATGGAATCCTCAGATCCCCCGCCTGTATTCTCCCCTACCATTAGCTCCTCTcccgcctcttccccaaTCCTTTTCGAcactttccttctccttcttcttagGCTCGTATACTTCTTTATATCCCGCAAGTTTTTGCACTCTACAATCAATCCTACTCTCCGGGACATTTCACAGCCAGAGACAatccttccatccaccGTATCAATACCGACTGCGGACAGTTCGCGTCGCGGCGTGGTCGCGTCTGTAAACGAAACCGAGTATTACGAGGAGACAGATGACACTGGTTTTACGCCTGTATCTTCATATCCAGGCTCTCCAGCACCTATAAGCTTGACCCTTGCATCATCAAGCAACGGCTCTAGACGAGACGATAATCCCGGTTATTCATCTTCAGGTCTTCCTTCGTATCCCTCTCAAGGGGAGAATACTATTGAGCTACAAGCAGTCGGgcaaaagctcaaggacGCAAGCTCCGGTGTTAGCAGGAAGGTACTCCAATTGAGCCATGGCAAAAGATCTGGAGCCGGGACCaagagggtgaagaaggcgacTCGAGGGTTGCATCGAGCTTCAAGGATCTTATTCTCGGTGTGTTTCGCAGAGGGTTGCAACTTGATCAGTTTGGTCATATTCCATGCGATAGGCGTGTTAAATGCTAGGTGAGCCCAATGTTGTGCTCTCAACTCTATGGCTAATCCCCGTTTAGATCTCGCCAGGTCAACTTTTCAGTCTCACTCCATTTCATCCTCGCATTGATCCTCGTTGTTGTCCCGCTGGTCCAATGTCTCTTGTTCACGTATCGATCTCGAGGTAAGGTCACTGGAGTTGCAATATGTTCCTGCCCCCAATTGCTGACATTCTGAACAgattcatcatctacttcaaccactccttctcaatcatcatcactctcGTTCACCTCACGCTTGCTCATATCCCTTATTCCATTTACGCTTTACatgttcctcttcacccGTATCCCGCCTTACATAACCGCTGTACCTGTAAACTTTCAGGTTGTCCCAACACCATCCGTGGACATGGACGACCCATCATCTACCGCTTCTACAATTGATGAGGCTATCGTCCAGTGGTCGACATCTGGGCCTGAGGGGTGGGAGCAAGGAGGTTGGTTAGCTCCTAGTCTGGGCAGGGTCGTCGTTCTCGGCGTAGTCATTTTGGGAAGTTTGTCCGGCTTTGGTGCTGTCCGCTCTGCTTGGAACTTTTTCGAGCACCGACGAGCGGGAAGTCACACGCTCACGGATAACGACCTTCTCCAAGCAGAGCGATCACTCTATAGGGTCCGGCAGGATCTGATCTCtaagaaggacgagattAATCGGTACGTTGTCCCGAGCGGGGAAAGCTCGAGTGGCTGGATGGGAAGGATATTCGGGGGTGAAAACAATCAAAGTAAGTTCAACAAAAAATCAGCGATTTGGAAAGATCATGTAAACTGATGTAGACTCAGCTGCCACTCTTGAAGCCGAACTGAGAGGTTTAGAAACTATGGAGATGCAAGTATCAAGGTCACTCAAGGCCATGAAGGCTCGAAAGGTAATGTCAGATCCTTTTTCCCGCTTAAAACAtactcatcttcaaacgTATAGAGGCGACAAGATTTTGGGCATACATTCCGCGGACAAATATATAATATTTTAGGCTACGTCTTTGCTGTCTATTGTGCTGCTCGTCTCCTTATGGTGAGTATTGATTACAAGGTAACGGACATTAACTGACCATTGGTCGATACAGTGTCTCCCATCACTCTTTTTTGCACCGCACACAGCTGAACAAGAATCAGGAGAGATCCCAATAGAAGGCAAGGGTAATACCAACGGTGACTGGATCTCATTCTTTTTGGCGCTTGCTATCAGCAAGTTACCGAGAGACTTTGCCGACATTGACGTGCCTACATGGAGTCGAGGGATTTCGTTGATCTTGACTGGTGTCTTGATCTTGTCGAGTCTGACTCAGGTGAtgaggagcttgagcaAGATTTTGAGGTTGACAAGCAAGACGGTTGGAGCAGGTTTCCTCCTGCTCAGCCTGGGACAGCTTTTTGTAAGTCCAAAAATCTTGGCCATGCTTGTCATGGGTGAATAAACAATGATCGAGCTGACGCGGTTcgaaaaaaaacaaaaaaaaaacaggcGACCTATGTCATTTCTCTACTTATCCAATTACGAACTTCACTTCCACCGACGTTGCCCGAGTCGGACCCCTTTATCAATCATGGTAATTATACTGGTATGGACTATGATGATCAGTCGTCTATTGATTTGTCACAAAGAGACGATTCTTTGTTATCAACTCTACCCGACTTTAGAGTGTTTGGACGGCTTTTTGATATCATGTTCTTGCTCGCTGCGGCTACTACTGCACTCTATCGATACATTGTGTTGAAAGTAGCTAGCGCAGATGATATTGGCGATATTTATACAtagatttttttttagaCATATATCcatctatatatatgtatgtAAAATTACCGGAATACACATGCCTACACGCCTATACATTATGCGTTTTGCTACAGTGATAAATAATTTTACATCTTCTCTCGCACACGCTGTTCTGTATCCctatccatctctttttcttcttccatattCTCCCTCACTTGATCTTCGACTTCTGACGCGGACCCCGACGCCGCGGATGCCTCGGTATCAAAATCATCTGTCCCCCACTCTCCTTGACTCGTATCTCCAGCAACTGCCgctttctccctctccctctcttcttcttcttcatcctttcgAAGTGTTAGATCCACATTGTTCAATACCGATCGCAGCCGTCGTCGACGCTTTGCGTTCATACCCGCTCCACCATTCTCCAAATCATCGACCAACAGCGACGTGATCGTTgccgctgccgccgccgccgccgccggCGTTTTCTTGGGACTCGGGCTAGGGTGGTATTTGggggtggtggagatgTTTTGATAGATTCGTTCTATTCGTTCTCCCGGTCGTAAGCGATCGCCGGTTTCCATCGTGTGTAAATGGGCACTTCGCGCTGCTACTTTACGTGtcgcagcagcagcagcagcaggcgAGACAGCggctggaggtggagaaggaggtaaCGATACACGTGTCGTCCTTGGTGTCCGCACATTGACCAATGGCGGGGACGCCAACGGCAACGACGTGGGGTTGGGGTTGGAGTTGGAGTTGGGTGGGGGAAAGGTGAattcggaagaagaagaaacggaGCGGTAATAAGgtgggatggggatggataCTTGTTGGGGTACGATGACACTGCGGCGTTTGTTGAGTGATGTGTTGGTGGATGAGCGGTGGGCTGATCCGGTGCGGGAGAGGGATGTTTTCAACAAGCGTGGGGTagatgtggaagatggtACGCGGCGATGCGTCGGTGTCTGGGTGTGCGCACtaggtggtggtggtggtggtgatgatgagggacGAGCTTGACCGATAACGGCCGGTGGTCTCCCGGCGCCCATATCGATATGTAACCCAGCAAGCGGGCCCGATCGGTTTTTGCGATGATAATAATCACTTTGGCGACGCCTCGCTTCCGTCACGAGCGGGGTCAGGATGGCGTTGATTGTGCTGCTGCGGCTGGCGGCgccgaggaggatgatgatgaccatgatgatgagctggGCGATCCCGCGGCGGCGTTCGTAACCGAGTTGGTCGGCGAGGACGCGGAGTTGCGTTTCGATGGATTTGCGTTCGGCGTCGAATGCGATGCGTTGTTGTTCCAGTTGGGAAAGGACGCGTCCCAGACGGTCTTCTTGCCTCATCCGCTAAAATAAtaaaaatcaaaatcagGACTGAAataaaagagaaagagaaaaggacaCACTTCTTGCTGCCATCTCCCAcgatcttcatcttcccgCTCACCCTTCCATTCATCCCACTCAATTTCTACGCGCTTGAGCATCGACCGCATGACTTTGGCTTGTTCTTCCATATAACGTGCTACGAGGGAAGAGTTGCCTTCTAAAGCATTGAGTCGGCGGATGATGAATGCGTAGATGGATTCGGATGAGTCGGAGCGAGGTACGGCACGGGTGTATGATGCTAGGGTCGTGGATGGTTCAGAGATTGATAATGTTGTTGCTGTAGTCGACGATTCGTTGGTGGGTGGTAAACTCGAATCGACGTCACGTTTCTCGTCATCACGTTTCtcgtcatcaccaccacGCTCGGAGACCAGGGCCGTAGGCTCGGCGGGTGCGTTAGTGGCGGCGTCTTCGGTACTGAACAAGCCATTGTCCGTCAAGAGTTCCGACGGCACAAGTCGTCCTGCTTGCTCATGCAAAAGCTTTTCCAACTCATCCAgctctttctccctctgCTGTTGCTTATCCCAttcatccctctccctctccttcttttccctttcctgCGTCTCTTTTGCTTgacgctcttcttcgtgttgttgttgttggaaCAGCTGCTCCTTTTCTCGGTTGTTGTTCAGTTGTTTTTGTTCCCATTTGAAAGCTTCCATCTGGTTCATACCGTATACCTTGAGGGACGATACAGGGCAGTAGTATTCCGAGCCATAGTACGAGGGGAAATCGAGACGGATGAAACggtggaaagaggtggGCTGCGAGAGGGCAAATGTCTGTGAGCCCCTGACGTTTTTGCCGATAAACGACCCGACTTGTTTCCACATGTGCCCTCTGCCCGCGACACTGTCCCCGCCGTCTGCCTgttcgtcctcgtcctcgccTCCGACACTCACGCGCACTTCGCGGACGACACCGCTGAAGAACTCCCACACGGCGATCTCGATGGCCTCTATGCGTATCTCGTCGCAGAGCTCGACGACGACCCAGTGTTCTGTGGCCTTGCAGGGCGTGAGCATGTAGCGGTCGCGGGATTTATGGAGGAGGGAGGCGGCGTGCTGGGTCAgcggggaggaggagtgGATGCGGGCGGAACAGTCGGGGGAGGCGTAGTTGTATTTGCTGTGGTGGGGCTGCGGGGGTTAGCTAATAGGGGAGGGGGGGCTGTCGTGTGGGGGCTCGGAGACGGAGGGGCGGGGGCGGACGAGTTGTTGGGGGCGGTGCGATTTGTACGCgcttccattcttcaaaGCTGACAAAGGCGtcggggaggggagaggaggggaggggagagtGGCATTGCGGGAGTCTAAAGAGGGCCCAGGGGTCGGcggggtggaggggagggCGGCtgcgaggagggggaggagcgGGGGGAGCCAGGTGAGCATCCGCATCGCACGTCGAGTGCAAACAACCTCTGTTCCACATCCATCCACAGATATAAAAACACCCTCCCTCGGCCATCGCCGCTCCCCTCCACTATCTTTTTATTATacccaacaacaacaacaacacaTCTCCTATTCACCGCTCGCAAAAGGTGCCCCACATGCTACAGCGCAACGCATGAAGGGCGTATACCAGAGCATACACAGACACAACCCGCACAGCCACGATGCGTGACTGACTCTTTAAGAGTGCGGAGGCGTAGACGGATGCATGGAGGATGTCCCGCTTATGGCGACACACACAAGACATCCCACCACAGCTGCCACTCTATGCACATTTATTCGTATACCTGTATCCAAGCGGTCCGTGCACTTCCATGTATCACTTGGAATTGAAACAATGCACTCCACattcatcaacatctaGCCAACCATGGACAGAAAAAACACTACGACAAAGCAGAAACCCGCACGCTCCTCTTGCAGAGACGAGTCCACGACAGTCATGCCGCTTCCACCTTCAAACGCACCGTCCTCAAGCAAGCGTACCGCTGTTCCTCTGACACAACCCATCGTCGCTCCACTCGGTGATTCCAAGTCAAAGATGTTTGTTCTCTACCACACGCGCTGTGCACTTTTTGTCTAACAAAGATGGGCAGATGTGAAGAGCGATGGGATGTCTACTTTCACGCGTTTTTACTCCACGAGACGAAACATTCTGACTGCTATTACTACAAAGGCCGTGCGTATATTAAAAAAATGCCGGAGTGATTGGATAACCAtaacaaacaaacaaagaATGGTGGTTCCCCGAGAACAGACGGAATGAAAAGACTCTGCACATGTTTGTAGCTGCAAGGTGGGCACCGTTAGAGCAAGTGTTTTTGTTTGTAAGATTAGTGACTTGCAGCGATGACTGATGTAAAAAGTAAAATAGTAATCTAAAAGTAAGCACTAGTCCAAGGAAGATTGCAACGCTCATCACTTGGCAGTATTACAACCTTCACCTCGTATGTTCACACCACCATTTGACCATTTGACCATTTGCTAATTATCTTGAAAAGCCCAATGGCAAGATTATGGAGAATCGTAAGTGACCTAGTCAAATTTgcctcttgctcttgattGCTGATAATTGCCTCACCACAAGTCATGTTGTAAGTACCTAGACTGATAGTCCGTTCCCCATGCTGAATTGGGATCAGCCGGTATGTTGGCCAAAGCGATCcccaagaagaatggtTACACGACTATGTCGGCTGTGAGTAACGTGGCCTAAACGAAAGCGGTTTAAAAGCGGTtaaaaagacaaaaaaaggTGGCTGATAGATAAGGGTTTTTTAGATAATTTGAATTTGGTGACGATCGATATGCAAGTCATGTCCACCCAGGGAGTTGAGCCAGTAGTAGGAGTTGGAATGTAGAATGGCACATGAATATGTATCTTTTGTACAAATACATATGAGCACGACGACCAGTACTCGTACTCGTACTCATAAGTTGTTGTGCAAAGTGGAGGTGTCTCCGCCGCAGCAACCGCGTTACTATCAACAGCAACACACGATCATGTAATTACCCGAACCCGTTGCCACGACTTATACAACTTGTTCACTCCCGTTTTCtcactcctcctctctcaaccCAAAACACCCCTGCCTCACCACTGCGCGATGTATGAGCCGCACCTCGTAGACCTTGCAAACCAGCACAGTCACGGTGATCACGAAGGCATGTCCCTCCTCGAAGAGCTGGACAAGATTGCGCCTATAAAGAGCTTTGATGCTTTTCCAAAAGTGcgtccttttttttttttctttctttcttttcgcTTTAAAATCTATCAAGAAAAGCTCGTCTTAATGCAAGATTGGGGGGGTAGGTCGAGTCAACGTATATGATAAAATCGAAAAGAGGTGGTGTCCTCACAGCAGTCGTTGGACTGATCATATTCCTACTTGTCCTGGTGAGTCCCCAAGTCAAGTCAACTCAGACCCCCGACCAGTTGCTGAAATATCTCTCTCCCCCTTTGGTCAGAATGATTTGGGCGAGTATCTGTACGGCGCGCCGGATTATGCGTTTCAAGTGGATTCAGATGTCCAGAAGGATCTTCAGCTAAACGTCGATCTGACTGTGGCTATGCCATGTCGCTGTAAGTTTTTGACTTTTCCTCATGACCTTGCGCTGGGGCATATCACTGATATTtaataataaaaaaaaaaaaagaccTGACGATCGACCTGCGTGATGCTGTCGGAGATCGATTACACTTGAGCAACTCGTTTGTCAAAGACGGGGTAAGTTATCATCAAATCTGCCGTCAAAAGGAAAATCGCGCAGGCTGATCAATCCACACAGACCCATTTTGATATCGGGAAAGCCACTTCTATCAAGTACGTCTTTGACCAACCTCTGTTTCCCACACTTTTGTCAACAAGAACTAACATGACCGAAAAAACACACACAAAGGAataacccttcttccactaCACCTTCCGCCTCTgaaatcatctcctcctctcgccGTCGGACACCCAACCAACAATCTTCATTCTCAGGCATCAAACGtctcttttcatcttcttcatcttcttcttcttcttccaaccgCCGGACAGCGCAGGGCCATACAGCCTACAGACCGACGTACGACAAGGTTCAAGATGGTCCGGCGTGTAGGATCTACGGAAGCGTTCAAGTGAAAAAAGTGACTGCAAACTTGCACATTACAACCCTCGGTCATGGCTATATGAGTTTTCAGCATACTGATCATCACTGTGAGTCAattttttcttcccatatTGGATTTGTTGCACCAGTTTGCTGAAACGTTTTGAAACGTTTTTGAAAAATAAACAAAGTGATGAACCTTTCGCATGTGGTGCACGAATTTTCGTTTGGTCCCTTTTTCCCAGCGATCGCTCAGCCTCTTGATCAGAGCTACGAAATTACACAGCAGCGTAAGTTAATCTCCCCCCACCCCGCACACAATGGTAAAAATTGAAAGAGCGTTTTTTTGCATTTTCAGCATTCACCATTTTCCAATACTTTCTCCGTGTCGTGCCTACCACCTATATCGACGCCAGCCGCCGAAAACTCATCACCTCTCAATACGCCGTGACGGACTACTCCCGATCATTTGAACATGGAAAAGGTGTACCCGGCTTGTTCTTCAAGTATGATCTCGAGCCGATGTCGGTTGTTATTCGAGAACGAACGACGTCGTTGTTCCAGTTCCTCATCAGATTAGCTGGTGTCGTTGGTCAGTCCaattcctttttttttttccttaATTTGGGGGGAGTGGGAGATATGGAGGGAAGCTGATTGAAGACGGTATTGATTTAGGTGGGGTATGGACAGTGGCAGCATTTGCGCTCCGGGTATTCAACAGGGCAACAAGAGAAGTTTCAAAAGCCGTCGTAGGCGAGAAAGAGTTCATTCCCTCTTCACTGCATacaccttctcctgctATGAAGCGGGAACAGTCTGGATATTTCACAAGCGATTCACCTTCCACATTAGTGTCAAGAGCAACAAGCTGGGTATCGGGAAATAATAACAGTCCAAACCCTGGTGGGAATAACGATTTGGGGAACTGGAAGTCAAGATGAAAAATCTTTATTCACGTAGGGTAGTAAAATGCATCGTCATGTGCATAAAGTAGTATTACACTTTGGCAGCGACCTCGGATGGTGGCTGGGTAGACAGTTGGGAAGCAGCGTGCtcggcagcagctgcaCGTCGCTTTTTAAGTACATTTTCGATAAAGAATTCACCAGCCTgaaaaaacaaacaaatAAACAAGCGTCAGTCATTTGATCATTGGGGAATAGACCGTTGGGAAAGTAGTTAAACTCTCACCTTGTAACTTGATCTAACAAGAGGTCCACTGGCCACATACAAGAATCCCATCCCCTCGGcaacctctttccattttgcAAACTCTTCAGGTTCGACATATCGGTCCACCTTCATGTGTCGTTTTGTTGGTCGCATGTATTGACCAAAGGTGACAACATCAACGTCAGACTCGCGTAATcctattttttttttggtaaCTGTTAGCCAATTCGGTTTCAAGATAGGCCAAGAAGCGGGGACTAACGTCTTAACGTTTCGtggatttcttcttccatctctccgaCACCCAGCATAATACTGCTCTTGGTCAAAATCTCCCTGCCCGCGGCTCGGGCACCTTTCTTGGCCTCTTCCAACACCTTTAAACTCTGGCTGAACCCTGCCCGCCTGTCTCGTACGAATGGTGTACACCTTTCAACAGTCTCAACATTATGAGCAAAGACATCAAGACCAGATGCGGCAACGGTATGGATAACTTCAACGCCCTTTGAGGCGAAATCGGGAGTGAGGGCTTCAACGAGGATGTTGGGTGCTTTTTGCTTGATTTTGGAAATGGTAGAGGCGATATGGGCGGCACCGCCATCAACCAGGTCTATAACGCCCAATGGTCAGCTCATACTCATTACTCATTACCACTAATATCAAGTTGATCATCGAGATCAGTAACGGCCGACGCACCATCTCGATCGACACTTGTCAACACGATATAACCAAGACCCCATCGGCTGATTGCTTCGGCAGTATTCTCGGGCTCATGGACGTCCAGTGGAGGAGGCGCCTTGGAGGTCTTGACAGAGCAGAATCGACATCCTCTTGTACATTGATCACCCATCAACTGGTCCGAAAAAGATCAATCAGCCCCGTGCACGATCGaatgatggaaaaaaaCGGGGCCAATGGGGACTTCTCTCACCATGATCGTCGCCGTCGCA
Coding sequences within:
- a CDS encoding endoplasmic reticulum-Golgi intermediate compartment protein 2 produces the protein MYEPHLVDLANQHSHGDHEGMSLLEELDKIAPIKSFDAFPKVESTYMIKSKRGGVLTAVVGLIIFLLVLNDLGEYLYGAPDYAFQVDSDVQKDLQLNVDLTVAMPCRYLTIDLRDAVGDRLHLSNSFVKDGTHFDIGKATSIKNNPSSTTPSASEIISSSRRRTPNQQSSFSGIKRLFSSSSSSSSSSNRRTAQGHTAYRPTYDKVQDGPACRIYGSVQVKKVTANLHITTLGHGYMSFQHTDHHLMNLSHVVHEFSFGPFFPAIAQPLDQSYEITQQPFTIFQYFLRVVPTTYIDASRRKLITSQYAVTDYSRSFEHGKGVPGLFFKYDLEPMSVVIRERTTSLFQFLIRLAGVVGGVWTVAAFALRVFNRATREVSKAVVGEKEFIPSSLHTPSPAMKREQSGYFTSDSPSTLVSRATSWVSGNNNSPNPGGNNDLGNWKSR
- a CDS encoding lipoyl synthase mitochondrial, producing MVKLPSAARIRSLATAPATATRAFATVNPSPPAAQPAKSKRRFEKLDDGLTFDDFLSGDVPPENERVVLGNTKQPRLPSFLKHPIPSGASYSGIKKELRGLGLHTVCEEAKCPNIGECWGGGKGNATATIMLMGDQCTRGCRFCSVKTSKAPPPLDVHEPENTAEAISRWGLGYIVLTSVDRDDLVDGGAAHIASTISKIKQKAPNILVEALTPDFASKGVEVIHTVAASGLDVFAHNVETVERCTPFVRDRRAGFSQSLKVLEEAKKGARAAGREILTKSSIMLGVGEMEEEIHETLRRLRESDVDVVTFGQYMRPTKRHMKVDRYVEPEEFAKWKEVAEGMGFLYVASGPLVRSSYKAGEFFIENVLKKRRAAAAEHAASQLSTQPPSEVAAKV